A stretch of Malus sylvestris chromosome 11, drMalSylv7.2, whole genome shotgun sequence DNA encodes these proteins:
- the LOC126590120 gene encoding fatty acyl-CoA reductase 3-like, with protein MELESILRFIENKNILVTGATGFLAKIFVEKILRVQPNVKKLYLLLRAPDTKSATQRLNNEIIGKDLFRVLKEKWEAGMNSIISEKLTVVPGDISREDLGLNDSSLREEMLSHIDVIVNLAATTNFDERYDIALALNTFGAMHVLNFAKQCIQLQVLVHVSTAYVCGEKDGLLLENPYRMGQTLNGTTGLDIDNEIRLLQEKLKELRAEEASEQAITLALKDFGLQRAIVYGWPNTYVFTKAMGEMLIGDLKENLPVVIIRPTIISSTYKEPFPGWVEGIRTIDSIAVGYGKGKLTFFLCDIDAIVDVIPADMVVNAILAAMAAHANQPGEVIYQVGSSMRNPLRYSNLHDYGFRFFTKKPWINKDGTPVKVGKVKVMGSMASFHRYMTVRYLLFLKGLEVVNTAFCQYFKGTYVDLSRKIKFVMRLVELYKPYLFFKGVFDDMNTEKLQMAVRENTTEADIFYFDPKCINWDDYIMNVHLPGVVKYVFK; from the exons ATGGAGTTGGAAAGTATCCTTCGTTTCATCGAGAACAAGAACATTTTAGTCACTGGTGCCACTGGCTTTCTAGCAAAGA TTTTTGTAGAGAAGATACTGAGGGTGCAACCAAATGTTAAGAAGCTTTACCTTCTTCTTAGAGCTCCTGATACAAAATCAGCTACTCAGCGTTTGAATAATGAG ATAATTGGGAAGGATCTTTTTAGAGTGTTGAAGGAAAAATGGGAAGCAGGTATGAACTCAATCATCTCAGAAAAGCTGACTGTGGTGCCTGGAGACATTTCTCGTGAGGATTTAGGCTTGAATGATTCTAGCTTGAGGGAAGAGATGTTGAGTCATATAGATGTCATTGTGAACTTAGCTGCAACTACCAACTTTGATGAAAG ATATGATATTGCACTTGCTCTCAATACTTTTGGAGCAATGCATGTATTGAACTTTGCTAAGCAATGTATTCAATTACAGGTGCTGGTCCACGTGTCCACAG cttATGTTTGCGGCGAAAAGGATGGGCTTTTATTAGAAAACCCATACCGCATGGGCCAGACACTCAATGGGACCACAGGGCTAGACATCGACAATGAAATCAGGCTGCTCCAAGAAAAACTGAAAGAGCTCCGCGCGGAGGAGGCATCAGAACAAGCAATCACTCTGGCCCTCAAAGATTTTGGACTCCAAag AGCAATTGTATATGGATGGCCAAACACCTACGTGTTTACCAAGGCAATGGGAGAGATGCTAATAGGAGACCTAAAAGAAAATCTACCTGTGGTCATTATTCGCCCTACCATCATCTCCAGCACTTACAAAGAACCTTTTCCTGGTTGGGTTGAAGGAATCAG AACCATTGATAGCATTGCAGTTGGTTATGGTAAAGGAAAATTAACATTCTTTCTCTGCGATATTGATGCAATTGTTGATGTG ATACCAGCTGACATGGTTGTGAATGCAATACTTGCTGCAATGGCAGCCCATGCAAATCAACCTGGTGAAGTAATTTATCAAGTAGGATCGTCTATGAGAAATCCTTTAAGATATAGTAATCTTCACGATTATGGATTCCGTTTCTTCACCAAGAAACCATGGATTAATAAAGATGGGACGCCAGTCAAGGTTGGCAAGGTTAAAGTTATGGGCAGCATGGCTAGCTTTCACAGATACATGACTGTCCGTTACTTACTGTTCCTGAAG GGATTGGAGGTGGTTAATACAGCATTTTGTCAGTACTTCAAGGGCACATACGTGGATCTCAGtagaaaaatcaaatttgtGATGAGGCTGGTGGAGCTTTACAAACCATACTTGTTCTTCAAAGGagt CTTCGATGATATGAACacagagaagctgcaaatgGCAGTGAGAGAAAACACCACAGAGGCAGACATATTTTACTTTGATCCAAAGTGCATAAATTGGGACGACTACATAATGAATGTCCATCTTCCTGGGGTTGTGAAATACGTCTTCAAATGA